Proteins from one Gossypium raimondii isolate GPD5lz chromosome 8, ASM2569854v1, whole genome shotgun sequence genomic window:
- the LOC105793170 gene encoding uncharacterized protein LOC105793170 yields MAKGVSKMRTVQDFPDMFPDELPGLPSDCKVEFAIEFYHSSTSVLLMTYRMAPKQLKIQLQKLLDKDWCVVYFIDDIPVCSQTEEEHNTHLRIVLQILREKQVFMKYNKCEFWLKEVTFFWHIVSAKGVHMDPKKIKEFTWTEERQQSFNKLKDILTKALVLIQPKPEKEFMIYKDASHRRLRCVLMQKGKVVAYALRKLKVRERNYQTHDLELATVVFELKIWQHYLIIEKCTI; encoded by the exons ATGGCAAAAGGTGTTAGCAAGATGCGAACTGTACAAGACTTTCCTGATATGTTTCCTGACGAGTTACCTGGGTTACCTTCAGACTGCAAAGTGGAGTTTGCCATTGAGTTCTATCATAGTAGTACGTCAGTTTTGCTTATGACGTACCGCATGGCACCCAAGCAGCTGAAGATACAACTTCAGAAGCTACTTGATAAGG ACTGGTGTGTGGTGTACTTTATTGATGACATTCCGGTATGTTCGCAAACTGAGGAAGAGCACAATACCCATCTACGAATTGTGTTGCAGATTCTGCGAGAGAAGCAGGTTTTCATGAAGTACAacaagtgtgagttttggctaAAAGAAGTGACATTTTTTTGGCACATCGTTTCAGCTAAAGGGGTTCACATGGACCCAAAGAAGATCAAA GAGTTCACATGGACAGAAGAAAGACAGCAGAGCTTCAACAAGCTTAAAGATATCCTCACTAAAGCACTTGTGTTAATCCAACCAAAACCAGAAAAGGAGTTCATGATTTACAAGGATGCCTCTCATAGAAGGCTtagatgtgtgttgatgcaaaAAGGGAAGGTGGTAGCTTATGCTCTCAGAAAACTGAAGGTTCGTGAGCGTAACTACCAAACCCACGATTTGGAGCTAGCAACAGTGGTGTTCGAGCTGAAGATTTGGCAACATTACTTGATTATAGAGAAGTGTACCATCTAA